The DNA window AAATGTTTATTTTTTAAGTCTCCTCGACAGATGTTTTTGAGTATCGGCCCGGCGGGGGCTTGGGCGGCTTTGAAAGGAACCCCGTTACTCGAAAGGGCTCCTCGGTCCTACACACTTATTTAGACAAAGAGCCAGGATTCGCCCCTATGAATCAGCGTCCCGTTCGGGGATGATGTTCTCCGTCCATCAGTAACGACCCGCTGTTCGCTAAAGGAGGACGTTCACCATGGAAATCCTGCTCGATCACGTCATGTTGTCCAGGCTTCAATTCGCCTTTACGGCCATGTTTCATATCATCTGGCCGGTTCTGACCATAGGACTGAGCCTGTTCATCGTTCTGATGGAAGCCCTGTGGCTCAAGACCAAAGAAGAAGCCTATTACCGGCATGCCCGTTTCTGGACGAGGCTGTTCGTTCTGAATTTTGCCGTGGGCGTTATCACGGGCATTCCGATGGAATTCCAGTTCGGCACCAACTGGAGCGTCTTTTCGGGAGCCGGGGGGGATATCTTCGGCCATTTGTTGGGATTCGAGGCGACCATGGCGTTTATGCTGGAGGCCGCCTTTCTCGGCATTATGGTGTGGGGCTGGAAAAGGGTCTCTCCCCGGGTCCACCTCTTTGCTACCTCAATGGTCGCCTTTGGCTCCTCGCTTTCCGCTTTCTGGATCATGTCCGCTAACGCCTGGATGCAGACTCCCGCCGGAGGCGTCTTTCAAGATGGCCGTTTTTTCACGACGAGCAACCTCGAATCCATTCTGAATCCGGACCTGCCATGGGCGGTTTCCCACATGTGGGTAGCCTGCCTCGAAGTCACGATCTTCGTGGTAGGCGCCATTAGCGCCTGGCGCCTGCTGAAGAGGCGTCACGTGGACTTCTTTCTAAAATCTTTCAGGATCATGGTCATTGCCGCCATCGTCA is part of the Deltaproteobacteria bacterium genome and encodes:
- a CDS encoding cytochrome ubiquinol oxidase subunit I — its product is MEILLDHVMLSRLQFAFTAMFHIIWPVLTIGLSLFIVLMEALWLKTKEEAYYRHARFWTRLFVLNFAVGVITGIPMEFQFGTNWSVFSGAGGDIFGHLLGFEATMAFMLEAAFLGIMVWGWKRVSPRVHLFATSMVAFGSSLSAFWIMSANAWMQTPAGGVFQDGRFFTTSNLESILNPDLPWAVSHMWVACLEVTIFVVGAISAWRLLKRRHVDFFLKSFRIMVIAAIVITPLQIYLGDGSGQKVAETQPAKLSAMEAHWRTNPEGEGASWNLLAWPNESKQDNDWAITIPDGLSLLVTRSFTGRVQGLRDFPAEDQPPVWLPFYSFRVMAGLGFLFFFLMVWTLWAWRKGRLRPDVISEQKKLLLSWMAALPLSYVAVESGWVTREVGRQPWVIYGVLRTHEAASPLPAYPIGTSLLVFAGIYSVLFIAFLLFAGYIVNRGPEGVE